GGGAGTTCTCCTGTTACCATCACCTTCAAAAACAAAAGCTGACCTTTTTGCTAATTACAAAAAAATATAACCCACTTTTCATTTTAATCCAGCAACACTTAGTAATTTATTTGGCAGTGAGACAGTAGCTCTAACAGTCTCCGGGAAAACTGACAGagccatagaatggtttgggttggaagagaccttaaagctcatctcgttccaaccccctgccatacGCACGCAGTTTTCTCTAGaccaggatgctcagagccccatccacgCTGGCCTTGAGCACCTCCTGCAAAAGGAAATGAGGAAAGACGCGTGGGAAGTGGCAATATCTTACACAAGGCCTGacagtatattttaaaaataacatacaAGACCTGATTAAGATTAGAAATTAAGTGCCCCGTAAATTAAGGCGTTATCTCCGCGCAAACGACTCCAGACCGCCTCAGCCCCGTCCATCGTCGGCGAAAGGCCCCGCGGGGCCGCCGAGCCCTCCCGGACCGGGACCTCCCCCCGCTCCGCTCAACACGGGCCGGCCGGGGGCTGCCCCCGCGGCGCGGTGATGCGGCAGCCCCCGGGCCCCCCGACCTGGGCGTCGCGGAACTCCACCACCACATTCTCGCTGCTCCAgcgcgccgccatcttgggccGCCCCGGCGGAGCCCGCGCGGCGCCTGCGCACTAAGGGGAGCCGTGCGGGGGCTGCTGGGAGATGTAGTCCCACCGCTCACTACCCCACCACCCGCCCCCGTCCCGGTGAACTGGGGCAGCGAGTGCCGTGGAGCCGCTGGAGGTCCCACGGCCCGAAGCGGGTTCCAGGGCGGGTCCAGCCTCCCTGGAGGGGCTCTGGTCGCGGAAGCCTGCGGGTGGTCGCAGCCCCGCTGCAGAGCAAGATATGTGCGTGGCGTGGGTCGAGGGTTGTGTTCCGCGGGgcagcgcccgcccgcccgcccgccggtGCAGCGGCGGCTCCGCGTCCCGCGGCGGCAAGCGCagcgccgggcggcggcggTGCAGGGGTTAAGGGCggcgggccgggggggccgggggcgggagcATGCGTGCTGCCGGCCGCTATTGTCTCCGGCGCGGCGCCCAGCACCAggcggcggccgcagcgagGCCGTGCCCGGCGCGGCGCAGCGCAGCGGAGCGGggcgcgccgcccccgccgcccccgccgcccatGGGCCGCAGCTGATCCGCGCCCGGCTCCCGGCCGCGCCCCGGGCACCAGCGAGGCGGGCGGAGCGACCCTGCCGGCGTccatcccccccctcccccgccgcTCCCTCCCCGCTCCGCGGCCCCGGAGCCCTCGGCGGCCTCCGCCGGGGgtgacggcggcggcggcggcggactCGGGGCGCCCTCGCCCCTGCGGGCCCGGCGGGGGGAGGATGCCTGGGGCGGGGATGGGTTTTCGCCCGTAGctccccgcgcccccccgcTTCCTTCCGCCCCCTCTCGCCTCCCagcgggggcggcgcggccccGTTCCCCGCGGGGGGCTGTCGCTCGGCTCCCTCCGGCCCGGCGGCGCCCACATGGGGGGCAAGCAGAGCACGGCGACCCGTTCGCGGGGCCCCTTCCCGGGGGTGTCGACGGATGACAGCGCCGTGCCGCCGccgggaggaggggggggggccGCCCCCCTTCGGCCATtaccgggcgggcggcggcggcggcgcgatggggCTGCGCAGCCGCTCCGTCAGCTCGGTGGCCGGGATGGGCATGGACCCGGCGGCGGCCGGCGCCGTCCCCTTCGGGCTGTACGCGGCGGCGGCACGGGCGGCGGGGGAGGCCGAGCGGgccccgggcggcggcggcggcggtccGGGCTCCGACTCCACGTACGCCCATGGCAACGGTTTCCAGGAGACGGGAGGCGGTCACCATAGAGACGGGATGCTCTACCTGGGCGCCAGGGCCTCGCTGGCCGACGCGCTGCCCCTTCACATCGCACCGCGGTGGTTCAGCTCGCACAGCGGTGAGTGCCGGCTCCCCAGAGTCTTACCCCGGCTTCCCCTCCCTCCGTGGGTGCCCGGGGGCGGCGGTGGGCGCGGTTCACCCGGGAAGGGGGAGCTGCCCCCATCTTGGACCCTCATCGCCATCCCCTCCCCGGCACAGACGGGTGGGTGCGTGCTGGAGCTGGCATCTGTGTCAAGGTCAAGGGAGGAAGGGGCTGTGAAGGGAGGAGGCTTTCTAGAAGGGAGGTGTTCTGGCTCTGAGATGTGAAGTATGTGGATGTGGTACCCCCACCCTACCCCCCTTGACGTGGGGGATAGTGGTCTTGAGGTCTCAAGACCATGGCTTTTGCAGACCAGGATGAGCACCTCATGTCTTTTCTGAAGGTGTTTGGGGGTTGCCAGTCAGGTATAGCAGTTCCTGGCCTTAGAAACTGGGAAAGAGGAAGCCTTTGGAAGCAAGGTGtggggattttctttttcctttgttttgtctGATAAAGGGCCAGGGAGAGGCCAAAGTGGGTTTTCTCTTTGAAGCCAGCTGGCAGTGTTGTGGTgctgaggaggaagcagaggaggAACTGCCTGCCTCTTCAACAGGGCCAGCTGGGTTCTCTTGCAGGAAACGTGTCAGGCTATGGAAAGGGGCAAGGTTACCCCCTTCACCCTCCTGGCTGGACTCTTCCATGTGTCCTGGTGTCTGGAGAGGAGCTCTGGCTGTGAGCAGGGCTGTGTCACTGACCTAGTTTTGGCTGGGTACAAGGAGCGAGGTGGGAggtcctcccttcccctcctggcTGGAGGGGAAGTCATTTCAGGGATGTCTCCTTGCATTTCCTGGAATAGTCTGGGATTTCTCTCCCACCCGTCCCCCTCGCAAATGCTGTGTTCTCCTTGTGTGACGTGGTCTGGGAATTTCATAATATGCCTTGGGACAATGCCTCATTTTCAGGAAGGCCTGAAACTGAACCAGTGGATGAGAACAAAGTGCAAGAAGAATCTCATGGGGCCCATTTTCTtacttcttggaaaaaaaaaaaaaaacttgggatttttttccctatgcCCAGTCTCCAGAGGCTGCTCTTCTCCATTCAATCAAAGCTGTGTGTCTTGTATTGCATCCTCAGTGGCAGAATGCCCCAGGTCTGATTTCTATTGATCCGGATAAGCCAGGCACTTGCCCTCCTCCCTGGCAGATGGAGAGGGCTGGCGTGTGGCACCGGAGTTGAGACCAAGAGCTCCTGCAAACTTTCTTGCTCTGTGACCTTGCACAGGCTGCGCTGCTGCTCTGGTTTCTAAACACAGAGAGAAATGAAGGCGCATCATCCTTCCAGGTATTCCACAAGCCTCTGTGGGAATGAGGGCCATGGGGGCTTCTGCAGCGCCTGGTGCTGGAGTGAGGAGGGTCTCATTACAGAAACACCCTGCAGCTCACAGTGGTTGGTCAGAGAGTATCAGTTACATTTTAAACTGCAATGCTTCGAGGCAAAAACCtgttcagaaaaataaaccagCTGCAAAATGGAGTAAGCTGGTTTTCAGCCACTTGAGTGAGTTAGTGCAGTGCTGCTAAGTTAAACACAGTGCCCTTGAAAGATTGCAGCGTGAGCTGTGGGAAGTGCTGCAAGAGCTGGGTTTCTCTGGTGCCTCTTTTGGGGCCTTTTGAGAGCATTTGAGCTGAGCCGAAGCATACGCGGGCAGCAGTGAGAGCTGTTCAGTCTGTGTTGAAGCCTCTCCCGGTGGTGGTTCTTCCTCGTTGCTAATTAATAGCAAAACGTGTGGAGGATGCTTAAAAACCCTTCTGAAAACTTGTCAGAGCTCATTTAACTTTTGCACTCTTCTTTTCTTAGTGTAAGAAGTTAATGAAGGATTTGGAGACTGCAGGGAAGGGGGGAAGTAAGCCACCTCAAGATTGCTGAAATTCTTGTTAATCTCCCATTGCAGCTGGTTAACCTCCAGCAGGGCAGTCAGGAGCTACTCGTGTCTTCCCCGCTGCCTCCCCATCGACCTGCTCCTCTCGCGGTGCTGAGCCACTCCATTAGCCACTGGAAAGTGCTgaagcagcagtgctctggtaAATGGAGAGGAGCTTTGACATTGCTGCGCGTGACTGTCCCTGCTTCCTTTGAAGGATGACTTGAGGGTGGGTGTGAGGGGACCCGCCGACGTACCAAACCCACTCAGCACGAGGCATGCCTGGGGATCTCTGGGatctgcctgagctgctgtacTACCAAGGAGAGGAGCCCCCCAAACTCTGTGGCTGACAGGGCTGGAGAGTGGAttcttgccctgcctgcccctttCTGGAGACTCCAATGGTTCCGTTTTCTGCATGTGGGGAAGGAAGGTTGCATTCACGTttttccaggagcatttgggtTTGGGGCATGAGCTGGGAGCTCCAAGTGCAACCTGAGCCCTGTGGGGTCCTCAGTGGGACAGGGAGGAGTCCTGACTTGAGGGCAGTGATAAGGTGCTGTTGTTGCAGCAGCATGCCTGTGATAAGGGGAGCACACAGTCTTGGCGCCTCGCCGCTCCCTGTATCTGCCATGCAGAGTTTCTGTGCCTCTCCAACTGCTTCATGGCTCATCAGGCCCCTCATCAGGGACCCTGAGGAGTGAGCTGGGGCAGGCTGAGCTCTCTTCCCTGGTTGGTGTCACTCCTTCTCCTCTCTGCAGTTGAAGGCCTGCAGAAGAGCTAGGTGTGCCTGcagaggaagggaggaggaCTGTGCTGGGAAGCCTGTGCAGAGGGAGGTCAcaaagtgtccccaaggccaATGAATGCTGCAGCATCCCTGTAAGGTGCTGTGCATGGGGTTGGTCAGTGAGAagagcccaatgctgaatcccTCTGGGCTTCACTGTGGCTGCTGGGATGCCGGGATGGGAGGAACAGTTAGATACTGATGGCCTCAGCCTGTCCCAGGAtgagggcaggagagctgctgctcttgtGAACAGTGAAGCCTACATATATCTTCCAAATGGGGTGGACCTTTATGGTGGAGCTTGTCCCTCCCTTTGAGAGGACAGCACCTCTGTGGATGAGTCTTGTTTCCTGATGGGGATTTTCCCAGGCATGCCCACCATATACACAAGCAATATAGCTGTTCCAGCACCACCTGAAACTGCTCTGGGATTTCCCTGTCTGCCCAGGGTTTCTGAGATCCACTTCCTGCCTCCATGAGTGGAAAATGACACATCTTGCACAACTTTGGAGTTTGCCTGTAGCACTTGACCCTGCCTCTGTAGGTTTATGACTATGAGGACTTCTCAGTAAAGCCAAGGctagtgggaagaagggaaaaaagggagatgTGTGGTTTAGTGCTGCATGTTTCCAGCTTTGTGTGGTTCTCTTAGTATCTCTCATGTTATTCATCTTCATCAGAGGATCTAAGGGAGTTTGCAGAGGCTGTAAGTAGCTTAAAGTTTATCTGGAAATCCCACTCATCACCCAAAGCCCTTGAGTGTTTGAAGCTTTAATAAATCCATATCTCCTTGTCTGTTGGCTAGGCCAAGGAAACACCTAGCTCATCCTCCTGTGCAGTACCACCAGGAATGTCACAGGCTTTCCGTGCACTGACAAAGCAAACTGTTTGTCCTGGACGCTGGTAGCACCAGTGTCAGGAGGCCTTCTTTGCCATATGAGCTGCTGGGTTCTCAGCAGCTGGGTTCTCAGGGCAGGAGGGCCCAGCATGGGGAAGATGGGAAGGTTTTTAGTGCAGAGATGGCAGCCAGCATGCTGGGCTGGGTGCTTCTCCAGGCATGGTTAGAGAGCAAAAAAGGCTGGAAGTGCTCTTCAATCTGGCTCCAGAGTatggggagggaaaaaggggttgTTGGAGGGTGAGCTGAGGATGTGTGAACACCTGTGTTGGGCAGCCCCAGTCTCTGCAAGCGGGGAAGAGGCCTGTCTGTGGTGAACCCTTGCTGTGCTCCAACAACTTTGAGTCCTCAGCCTTTTGTCACTGGTACCTGGCAATTCTTGCTCCTCGCATAGTCCTGCCATTGCAGTCTCTACACCAGAATGAGAAGGCTGAATTCTGGCTTGTAGTCAGAAAGCTGCTCTCAGCCCTGACTGTCCTGCCACCAACTTGTCACCAGTGTGTTCTGGCAGCCAAAAAGGGCCCCCACTGTGTCCCATGGTTTGTcaggcacagcactgccagccggtcaagggaggtgattgtcctgctctgtACTGGTTTGGCCTCATCTCTAGTCTGGTGTGTCAATTTAGGTACCACAACACAAGAAGAATATAAAGCTGTTAGAGAGCATCCAGAGGAGGAACATGAAGATAGTGAAGGGTCtagaggggaagccatatgagaagcagctgtggtcacttggcttgttcagcctggagaagagattgAGGGCAGAGCTCATCATGGGCTGCAGCTTCCACAGGAGGGACAACGGAAGGACAGCACCAATCTCTGCTCTCTATGACCAGTGACAGGGTCCAAGGGAACATCATGGAGCTGTGCTAAGGGAGGTTTGCACAGGATGTTAGGAAAGATTTTTCATCCAAGgtgtggttgggcactggaaggctctccagggaagtggttgcaGCACCAAATCTGACAGCGTTCAGAAAGTGTTTGGACaaggctctcaggcacatggtgtgattcttggggttgtcctgttcagggccaggagttggacttcatGATCCTTGTGGTTCCCTTCTAACTGAATCTATGAAGTTTTCAACATGCAGACATCATATGTGCTTCCCTCCCCCCTTACAGGAGCCAGGCCAGGGGAAGGGCACCCCAAGGTCTGCACAAACTTGCCATTCTGAATCTATTTTTGCTAGTGGAAATTTCCAAAGATGACTGTCCTCAAACCAtctttttgtgggtttggtgcTGGTTACTGTCTGACAGCTGGGTCAAGCACCTGCATCATTGCCAGGCCTGCAGATCATTTGGGAAGTGGGTGCAGAAGTGGTCCTGATGACTCCCCACACTGGTGATGTTCAGCTCTCCAGGTCTGGAGGGAATGCTTTTCTGCCTCTGCCTTCTCTGAGccagctgccagggcagcatCCACCTGGGACGGGGGGAAGAGGCAGCAGCTACCTCGGAAGAGCAAAGTGCTGAACACCTGAAGACAGTAGACTCGAAGACAGCTTTAATGCACACCAGAGCTGGAGATGAAGTTTAAGTGCGTCAACGTTGGCGTTGTGCGTGAGAAGCCGGCGGTGGCGGCAGTTATCTTCAGTCTCCGCAGCGAGAGCTAGCGCAGGCTGTCTCTGCGCTGCCTtgcctccccagtgccctcTGAAATCCCGGCTGCTTTCTCCAGGAACAAGGCACTAATTGCTGTGCACATTAACTGGGCTGTCTCCTCTATAAACCTGTGCATAAATCAGCATAGGGTAGCTGGGTGCCCTCTCCCCCTTCTGCACATGTATCTTCCAGAGATGCTGAGAATGATGCTCTCGTGCTCCTGGGCTGACCCACTTCCCAGCCAGGATTGTCTTCCCAGCCCGTGACGTAAGTTTATCCCATGCTGGTTTGTTTTGCTGAGATGTTTGTTCCGGTGACTGGAATAAACGTAAAGGCTTCTCTTATTTATTAATGTGCTATTAaggctcctctctctctctctcgtttgCTGGCCGGAGGATCAATCAGATACAGACATCTTTGGTGGAGGAGCAGTATCAGGCTGGCGCCTGGCCAAGGCAGCCGCACAGAGTCATGGGAAAATGCTGCTAAatgctgaaaattaatttcaagagcagtgcagggagggagaaaagcccactttggaggaggagaaaaaaaaaaaggctttttttttcccccctccaatGTAATCTCCCATGTGACAGATCAGACAGGCAGCAAAGGGCTCTTCAGATAAATTCTCTTTGCAGGGACCAGTGTTATGGTGCCCCAAGCAGACAGTGGGCAACCACGAGATGCATTTTGTGGCATCtgctgctggtacacaaaaacCCCAGATATGCTGAGTACTTGGTTTTGAGTAAATGTGACCTGACTTTCTCCTGGTTCCCTTTGAAAATTGAAATCATAAGAGCTTGGGAATGATGTACATGAGCAGTCAAGTGATGCTGTAAAGCAGGAGGCCCTGATGGAGAGCATTTTGCCCACCTGCTTTGGCCTGGCTGT
This region of Aphelocoma coerulescens isolate FSJ_1873_10779 chromosome 11, UR_Acoe_1.0, whole genome shotgun sequence genomic DNA includes:
- the ZNRF1 gene encoding LOW QUALITY PROTEIN: E3 ubiquitin-protein ligase ZNRF1 (The sequence of the model RefSeq protein was modified relative to this genomic sequence to represent the inferred CDS: deleted 1 base in 1 codon), giving the protein MGGKQSTATRSRGPFPGVSTDDSAVPPPGGGGGPPPFGHYRAGGGGGAMGLRSRSVSSVAGMGMDPAAAGAVPFGLYAAAARAAGEAERAPGGGGGGPGSDSTYAHGNGFQETGGGHHRDGMLYLGARASLADALPLHIAPRWFSSHSGFKCPICSKSVASDEMEMHFIMCLSKPRLSYNDDVLTKDAGECVICLEELLQGDTIARLPCLCIYHKSCIDSWFEVNRSCPEHPSD